In Leucobacter sp. CX169, a single genomic region encodes these proteins:
- a CDS encoding Lrp/AsnC family transcriptional regulator: MDSLTERSIALLRRDGRASFSDLARQLDTSRMSIANRLNPLFESGALRVFAAVHPRLIGLTMLAHLSIRVSGPTKHLARSLAQLDSPVFVSESTGKYQIIAELHAESLTELQRDVHLIREMPGVIDIDLMLYERILSSLFLGEEPRAISQSFDKSDLVLMELLQRDGRIGYAELGELVGLSASAARSRVARLIESDAMRIGVVRGRTELNSELVFGFGFNLSGDQTALVAHLKAHPGIEFLAQTVGRYDLVATLAFGTQPEFLELFDAVRELPEVRTAESWIHARISLERFHHSTHRLAQIGRTETDPLIIR; the protein is encoded by the coding sequence GTGGACTCACTCACGGAACGCTCGATCGCCCTCCTTCGCCGCGACGGAAGGGCCTCGTTCAGTGACCTCGCCCGCCAGCTCGACACCAGCCGCATGAGCATCGCGAACCGCCTGAACCCCCTCTTCGAGAGCGGCGCCCTTCGCGTCTTCGCGGCGGTGCACCCGCGCCTCATCGGGCTCACCATGCTGGCCCACCTGAGCATCCGGGTGAGCGGACCAACGAAGCACCTTGCGCGAAGTCTGGCCCAGCTCGACTCTCCGGTCTTCGTGTCTGAATCAACCGGAAAATACCAGATCATCGCCGAGTTGCACGCAGAGAGCCTGACGGAACTGCAGCGCGACGTGCACCTGATCCGAGAGATGCCCGGCGTCATCGACATCGACCTCATGCTCTACGAGCGCATCCTCAGCAGCCTCTTCCTCGGGGAGGAACCGCGGGCGATCTCGCAAAGCTTCGATAAGTCCGACCTCGTGCTCATGGAGCTCCTGCAGCGTGACGGCCGCATCGGGTACGCAGAACTCGGCGAACTCGTCGGACTCTCAGCGAGCGCAGCGCGCAGCCGAGTGGCCCGCCTGATCGAGTCGGATGCGATGCGCATCGGAGTCGTGCGCGGGCGCACCGAGCTGAATTCTGAGCTCGTGTTCGGCTTCGGCTTCAACCTCAGTGGCGACCAGACCGCGCTCGTCGCGCACCTCAAGGCGCACCCGGGAATTGAGTTCCTAGCCCAGACCGTCGGGCGCTACGACCTCGTGGCCACCCTCGCATTCGGCACCCAGCCCGAGTTCCTCGAACTCTTTGACGCGGTGCGCGAGCTCCCCGAGGTGCGCACCGCCGAGAGCTGGATCCACGCCCGGATCAGCCTCGAACGCTTCCACCACAGCACGCACCGCCTCGCGCAGATCGGCCGCACGGAGACTGATCCACTCATCATTCGCTAG
- a CDS encoding ABC transporter substrate-binding protein: MKKSLFILAAAATVTLALSACSGGATSEPSGDGAASANEPEGLVNAGTLTACIDPEYAPLEYYADSTGGDIIGFDADGIRALADHWGIDYKFEVTSFDGLMPGLQSGKCDVIFGGLYMSEDRLKIADAAPIMNAGPAVLATPETAKTISTPEDLCGLRVVSQAASANAASVVALSEKCVADGKDPIETAEYPKVSETVLAVLNGKADALVETNVAAAYMVTQNEGKLAEAPGVFAPDTTFGAFTKLDNPFTAALATAIEELRADGTLAKIAADYNLDESILEVK, encoded by the coding sequence ATGAAGAAATCGCTGTTCATCCTCGCCGCCGCAGCCACCGTGACCCTGGCCCTTTCCGCGTGTTCGGGCGGCGCCACCTCCGAGCCGTCGGGCGACGGCGCAGCCAGCGCGAATGAGCCCGAGGGCCTCGTGAACGCCGGCACGCTGACCGCCTGCATCGACCCCGAGTACGCTCCGCTCGAGTACTACGCGGATTCGACCGGCGGCGACATCATCGGCTTCGACGCCGACGGCATTCGCGCGCTCGCCGACCACTGGGGCATCGACTACAAGTTCGAGGTCACCTCGTTCGATGGCCTCATGCCCGGCCTGCAGTCGGGCAAGTGCGACGTCATCTTCGGCGGCCTGTACATGAGCGAGGATCGCCTGAAGATCGCCGATGCCGCGCCCATCATGAACGCCGGACCCGCGGTGCTCGCAACCCCCGAGACCGCGAAGACGATCTCCACGCCCGAGGACCTCTGCGGCCTCCGTGTGGTGAGCCAGGCTGCCTCCGCCAACGCGGCGAGCGTCGTCGCGCTCAGCGAGAAGTGCGTTGCGGACGGCAAGGATCCCATCGAGACCGCCGAGTACCCGAAGGTCTCTGAGACCGTGCTCGCGGTGCTCAACGGCAAGGCAGACGCGCTGGTCGAGACGAACGTCGCAGCGGCCTACATGGTGACGCAGAACGAGGGCAAACTGGCCGAGGCCCCGGGTGTCTTCGCGCCCGACACCACCTTCGGTGCCTTCACGAAGCTCGACAACCCCTTCACGGCCGCGCTGGCCACCGCCATTGAAGAGCTCCGCGCCGACGGCACCCTGGCGAAGATCGCCGCCGACTACAACCTCGACGAGAGCATCCTCGAGGTCAAGTAG
- a CDS encoding amino acid ABC transporter permease produces MLFDPQIFLEQLFNPAYLWGALLSIGVALCSLVIATVIGFFVALGRTSQKLSLRTPANFYIWFFRALPALLVLLIMWNALPQLIPALKQDWYTPFIAASIGLGLVEAAFMAEIIRSALSSVDEGQSLAGRALGMKPGSVMRKIILPQAIRVALPPTGNEFIGLIKYSSLASVISLRELLTTAQVGVNITFRYAEYYAVAIIYYLIIVTIITLIQNRVEQKFAWSSRTRVNTMTRAIQVVSARQKEKSA; encoded by the coding sequence ATGCTGTTCGACCCGCAAATCTTCCTTGAACAACTGTTCAATCCCGCCTACCTCTGGGGTGCGCTCCTCTCCATCGGCGTCGCGCTCTGCTCGCTCGTGATCGCGACCGTCATCGGGTTCTTCGTGGCCCTCGGGCGCACCTCGCAGAAGCTGAGCCTGCGCACCCCGGCGAACTTCTACATCTGGTTCTTCCGTGCTCTGCCCGCCCTGCTGGTGCTGCTCATCATGTGGAACGCACTGCCCCAGCTCATCCCCGCCCTCAAGCAGGACTGGTACACCCCGTTCATCGCCGCCTCCATCGGCCTCGGACTCGTCGAGGCGGCCTTCATGGCCGAGATCATTCGCTCGGCGCTGAGCAGCGTTGACGAGGGCCAGTCCCTTGCCGGGCGCGCGCTGGGCATGAAGCCGGGCTCGGTCATGCGGAAGATCATCCTGCCTCAGGCGATCCGCGTCGCCCTTCCCCCGACGGGGAACGAGTTCATCGGGCTGATCAAGTACTCCTCGCTCGCGTCGGTGATCTCGTTGCGAGAGCTCCTCACCACCGCGCAGGTCGGCGTCAACATCACCTTCCGCTACGCCGAGTACTACGCCGTCGCGATCATCTACTACCTGATCATCGTCACGATCATCACCCTGATCCAGAACCGGGTTGAACAGAAGTTCGCCTGGTCGTCCCGCACTCGGGTCAACACCATGACCCGCGCGATCCAGGTCGTCTCCGCACGACAGAAGGAGAAGAGCGCATGA
- a CDS encoding amino acid ABC transporter ATP-binding protein, with amino-acid sequence MNADAPLNATGPDTSLVVPTLQVRNLHKAYDGNEVLKGVEFDVNKGQVKAVLGPSGSGKSTMLRLMALLEPADRGEILLGGHRIGSEDRGKRLHHLPERKLAVQRRDIGMVFQKFNLFPHLTALENVVVGLTEVQGAKKAEARERSYEMLQKVGLGDRDKHFPSELSGGQQQRVAIARALVMNPQVMLFDEPTSALDPELVGEVLEVMERLAESGMTMIVVTHEVRFARRVANEVTLFDSGVIVEQAEPEAFFENPQHERTKRFLSHVH; translated from the coding sequence ATGAATGCCGACGCGCCACTGAACGCCACTGGGCCGGACACGTCGCTCGTCGTGCCCACGCTCCAGGTGCGCAACCTGCACAAGGCCTACGACGGCAACGAGGTGCTCAAGGGCGTCGAGTTCGACGTCAACAAGGGTCAGGTGAAGGCCGTGCTCGGCCCCTCCGGCTCGGGAAAGTCCACGATGCTGCGCCTCATGGCGCTGCTCGAACCGGCCGACCGCGGCGAGATCCTGTTGGGCGGACACCGCATCGGATCGGAAGATCGTGGCAAGCGCCTGCACCACCTGCCCGAACGCAAGCTCGCGGTGCAGCGCCGCGACATCGGCATGGTGTTTCAGAAGTTCAATCTGTTCCCGCACCTCACCGCGCTCGAGAACGTCGTGGTCGGCCTCACCGAGGTCCAGGGCGCGAAGAAGGCCGAGGCACGTGAGCGCTCGTACGAGATGCTGCAGAAGGTGGGCCTCGGCGACCGCGACAAGCACTTCCCGTCCGAGCTCTCGGGCGGCCAGCAGCAGCGCGTCGCGATCGCCCGCGCCCTCGTGATGAACCCGCAGGTCATGCTCTTTGACGAGCCGACCAGCGCGCTCGACCCCGAGCTCGTCGGTGAGGTGCTCGAGGTAATGGAGCGGCTCGCCGAGTCGGGCATGACCATGATCGTCGTGACCCACGAGGTGCGGTTCGCGCGTCGCGTCGCCAACGAGGTCACCCTGTTCGACAGTGGTGTCATCGTCGAGCAGGCCGAGCCCGAGGCGTTCTTCGAGAACCCGCAGCACGAGCGCACGAAGCGGTTCCTGAGCCATGTCCACTAA